The following are from one region of the Stigmatella ashevillena genome:
- a CDS encoding 3-dehydroquinate synthase family protein, with protein sequence MPSTGSTATSTHDVKSPHRGSLLIDAGKAGYRVTVHREDHYEIIVGRGTLSRLGDLLRPVMEANAADSAVVITDQHVGPLYAELVTKRISATGAPVQCIVIPAGEPSKSIAQAHRLWDELRSRSVRRRSFLVALGGGVLCDLVGFVATTYLRGIPYVNVATSLMGQVDGAIGGKVGVDHSTGKNLIGGFYHPDLVVIDPSCLATLPLAEVINGLAEVVKVALIGTPGLFEQLEQLPLSPSLPLDQPAPDLLIEGLGPLIPAAIGKKLELLAPDPFEQDLRRLLNLGHSVGHGLEAATHFVRYRHGEAVAIGTATVAAVSVGLGLASGDTLRRILRLLQKLRLPVTVPDGLREEVWQHLETARLVRNGRLLLVMPTAIDRSTIIDDISRSQYDAACQLVAQEAQACG encoded by the coding sequence ATGCCTTCCACTGGATCCACAGCCACCTCGACCCATGACGTGAAGTCTCCTCATCGCGGCTCACTCCTCATCGACGCAGGCAAAGCGGGCTATCGCGTCACGGTTCACCGGGAGGACCACTACGAGATCATCGTGGGCCGGGGCACCCTGTCCCGGCTCGGAGATCTGCTGCGCCCGGTGATGGAGGCCAACGCGGCGGACTCCGCGGTGGTCATCACCGACCAGCACGTCGGCCCGCTGTACGCGGAACTCGTCACGAAGCGGATCTCGGCCACGGGCGCTCCCGTGCAGTGCATTGTCATTCCTGCCGGCGAGCCCTCGAAATCCATCGCACAGGCGCACAGGCTCTGGGACGAGCTGCGCTCGCGGAGCGTGCGCCGCCGCTCCTTCCTCGTGGCCCTGGGGGGAGGCGTGCTCTGCGATCTGGTGGGCTTCGTCGCGACGACCTACCTACGGGGCATTCCCTACGTCAACGTCGCCACGTCCTTGATGGGACAGGTGGATGGGGCCATTGGGGGCAAGGTCGGCGTCGACCACAGCACGGGCAAGAACCTCATTGGAGGCTTCTACCACCCTGATCTGGTGGTCATTGATCCGTCGTGTCTCGCCACCCTTCCCCTCGCGGAGGTCATCAACGGACTGGCCGAGGTGGTGAAGGTGGCCCTCATTGGAACGCCCGGCCTCTTCGAGCAGCTCGAGCAGCTCCCGCTGTCCCCCTCTTTGCCCCTGGACCAGCCCGCGCCGGACCTCTTGATCGAAGGCCTGGGCCCCCTCATCCCGGCGGCCATCGGCAAGAAGCTCGAGCTGCTCGCGCCCGACCCGTTCGAACAGGATCTGCGCCGGCTGCTCAACCTCGGACACAGCGTGGGCCATGGCCTGGAGGCCGCGACGCACTTCGTGCGCTACCGACACGGCGAGGCGGTGGCCATCGGGACCGCCACGGTCGCGGCGGTCTCCGTGGGGCTGGGGCTCGCGTCCGGGGACACCCTGCGCCGGATCCTCCGCCTGCTCCAGAAGCTGCGGCTGCCCGTCACCGTTCCAGACGGGCTGCGCGAGGAGGTGTGGCAGCACCTGGAGACCGCCCGGCTGGTGCGCAACGGCCGACTCCTGTTGGTCATGCCGACGGCGATCGACCGCAGCACCATCATCGATGACATCAGCCGGAGCCAGTACGACGCCGCATGCCAGCTCGTCGCGCAGGAGGCCCAGGCATGCGGCTGA
- a CDS encoding sugar phosphate nucleotidyltransferase → MEHVRAVLLAGGRGLRMGRLGQGRLKPLVPFGGQCHLIDFSLLNCRASGVDEVLLLSQHQEAQLIQYLLARWHGQGLKIHFGPYQGITPETCEHVLATVHRPTEAGTGDALRLNAPFIFGRGVREVLVLHADHVYRFDYRPMLALHRERRAALTLGYQRIAREAVSLFGMVELSAEDRLLRFVEKPAQPTADTVFTAVAIFAAEPLQRYLETLSQGPWQADISRDVIPAMIQAGERIFGYRFEAYWEDIGTSARYLEAHRRLVSDRPTLGLAQLPHTLQPASARHWVRQAGGLSHTLTGDDVRCEGRAERSVLFPGVVIGPRAVVRDSVVLPGAHILGDSRVEGSIVLDGEHLHHAHLRDRTE, encoded by the coding sequence ATGGAGCACGTGCGAGCGGTGTTACTGGCGGGCGGGCGCGGCCTTCGCATGGGCCGCCTCGGGCAGGGGCGGCTCAAGCCCCTGGTTCCGTTTGGCGGCCAGTGCCACCTCATCGACTTCAGCCTCTTGAATTGCCGTGCCTCGGGCGTTGATGAAGTGCTGCTGTTGTCCCAGCACCAGGAGGCGCAGCTGATTCAATACCTGCTGGCGCGCTGGCACGGCCAGGGGTTGAAGATTCACTTTGGTCCCTATCAAGGCATCACCCCGGAGACCTGTGAGCACGTGCTGGCCACGGTGCACCGGCCGACCGAGGCCGGTACGGGCGATGCCTTGCGGCTCAATGCGCCCTTCATCTTTGGACGTGGCGTGCGGGAGGTGCTCGTGCTCCATGCGGATCATGTCTACCGGTTCGACTACCGGCCCATGTTGGCATTGCACCGCGAGCGCCGCGCGGCCCTGACCCTCGGCTACCAGCGCATCGCTCGCGAAGCCGTGTCTCTGTTTGGCATGGTGGAGCTCAGCGCCGAAGACAGGCTTCTGCGCTTCGTCGAGAAGCCGGCGCAGCCCACGGCCGACACGGTGTTCACCGCGGTGGCCATCTTCGCGGCGGAGCCCTTGCAGCGGTACCTGGAAACCCTGTCCCAGGGCCCCTGGCAGGCCGACATCAGCCGGGATGTCATTCCCGCCATGATTCAGGCTGGGGAGCGCATCTTCGGCTACCGGTTCGAGGCGTACTGGGAAGACATTGGAACCTCGGCGCGCTACCTGGAGGCCCACCGTCGGCTCGTCTCGGACCGGCCCACGCTGGGCCTCGCGCAGTTGCCGCACACCCTTCAGCCCGCGTCCGCGCGCCACTGGGTGCGCCAGGCCGGAGGGTTGAGCCACACGCTGACCGGGGACGATGTGCGGTGTGAGGGCCGGGCCGAGCGCTCGGTGTTGTTTCCCGGCGTGGTCATCGGTCCGCGGGCGGTCGTGCGGGACAGCGTCGTGTTGCCAGGGGCGCACATCCTCGGGGACAGCCGGGTCGAGGGCAGCATCGTGCTGGATGGGGAGCACCTGCACCACGCCCACCTGCGGGACAGAACGGAATGA
- a CDS encoding DUF2285 domain-containing protein: MDPSLDAWSTSVFWASGALPRLNARIQTGPASMRGFWLDRLQCQKSLLLGPEGGTLMFTGNGETVALECEGEVEALLSPGAAFVLWVPGPQDLEGAISALDDFRTLLGPGMQEPLPRSKQLQSYLIALDAERAGASYRDIAILLYGEAAAAKHWRDPARHMKDAVRYAVRRGWALMEGGYRRLLLKRLAGPA, from the coding sequence GTGGATCCATCGCTCGATGCCTGGTCAACCTCGGTCTTCTGGGCGAGCGGTGCCTTGCCTCGCCTGAATGCCCGCATCCAGACCGGCCCCGCCAGCATGCGGGGGTTCTGGCTGGATCGTCTGCAATGCCAGAAGAGTTTGTTGCTCGGCCCCGAGGGCGGAACGTTGATGTTCACGGGAAATGGGGAGACGGTCGCGCTGGAGTGCGAAGGCGAGGTGGAGGCCCTGCTCTCTCCTGGCGCGGCCTTTGTGCTTTGGGTTCCCGGGCCGCAGGATCTCGAGGGGGCCATCTCCGCGCTGGATGATTTCCGGACGCTGCTCGGGCCCGGCATGCAGGAGCCGCTGCCCCGGTCCAAGCAGCTTCAGAGCTACCTCATCGCGCTCGATGCGGAGCGGGCGGGCGCCTCGTACCGGGACATCGCCATCCTCCTGTATGGCGAGGCGGCGGCGGCGAAGCACTGGAGGGATCCCGCCCGGCACATGAAGGATGCCGTCCGTTACGCGGTCCGGCGCGGATGGGCGCTCATGGAGGGGGGCTATCGCCGGTTGCTCCTGAAGCGACTGGCGGGGCCGGCATAG
- a CDS encoding DUF5011 domain-containing protein, translating to MPAGAQTRSPWQMHHGLEVSVDNPQGLRQFSCAPTQHGDSCEYDEATIPPSEEAGWAAAPNPDTIGFSIPSRVCQAPVACLAYGDFTYFQTFVEVPANVVVTTFTIAFQGMDDGSRVTLFNSAYPDGLVIPGSYVYLHGSGTANLGAYVKTGERNRVVITQVDDCCTDNHLQKADVVLNGDILELPEGCHGPSDCDDGNTCTTDVCRPDGTCEHPLLVCAGGQSCGQPPGEGGGGSEDGESGGGGEDDGGVIIGIQAQNACPEDATDLTMSVRGTRDMVLECGQDAWVDPGAQAWDVSCNALEVHAFNVGNDASGPGPNPCAEGTYSVQYVAWDAKGRTTSTVRTVKVEDTTPPAFRLKGPQHVTHTCGSQWVEPGWEAIDACYGNITPEVHWTGFPNGWVEGSYTVVYTLTDSGGNKAPTLTRTVDVVDCPW from the coding sequence ATGCCTGCGGGCGCCCAGACCCGTTCTCCCTGGCAGATGCACCATGGGTTGGAGGTCTCCGTGGACAACCCTCAGGGGCTGCGGCAGTTCTCGTGCGCGCCCACGCAGCACGGTGACAGCTGTGAATACGACGAGGCCACCATTCCCCCCAGCGAGGAGGCGGGGTGGGCCGCCGCGCCAAACCCAGACACGATTGGCTTCTCCATCCCCTCGCGCGTCTGTCAGGCGCCGGTGGCGTGTCTGGCGTATGGGGATTTCACCTATTTCCAGACGTTCGTGGAAGTGCCCGCGAACGTGGTGGTGACCACGTTCACCATCGCCTTCCAGGGCATGGATGATGGCTCGCGGGTGACGCTTTTCAACTCCGCGTACCCGGATGGGCTCGTCATCCCGGGCAGCTACGTCTACCTGCACGGCTCGGGCACGGCGAACCTCGGCGCCTATGTCAAAACGGGTGAGCGCAACCGCGTGGTCATCACGCAGGTGGATGACTGCTGCACGGACAACCACCTGCAGAAGGCGGACGTGGTGCTCAACGGCGACATCCTCGAGCTGCCCGAGGGCTGCCATGGCCCCAGTGATTGCGATGACGGCAACACCTGCACCACGGATGTATGCAGGCCCGATGGGACGTGTGAGCACCCGCTCCTGGTCTGCGCTGGCGGCCAGTCCTGCGGCCAGCCTCCCGGCGAGGGGGGCGGGGGCTCGGAGGATGGAGAGAGCGGCGGAGGCGGCGAGGACGATGGCGGGGTCATCATCGGCATCCAGGCACAGAACGCCTGTCCGGAGGATGCCACGGACCTCACGATGTCGGTTCGCGGCACCCGCGACATGGTGCTGGAGTGCGGCCAGGACGCTTGGGTGGATCCCGGTGCCCAGGCGTGGGACGTGTCTTGCAATGCCCTGGAGGTGCACGCCTTCAACGTGGGCAATGACGCGTCTGGCCCGGGCCCGAACCCCTGTGCCGAGGGGACCTATTCGGTGCAGTACGTCGCCTGGGATGCGAAGGGCCGCACGACGAGCACCGTGCGCACGGTGAAGGTGGAGGACACCACGCCGCCCGCGTTCCGGCTCAAGGGGCCGCAGCACGTGACGCACACCTGCGGCTCTCAGTGGGTGGAGCCAGGTTGGGAGGCGATCGATGCCTGCTACGGCAACATCACCCCCGAGGTGCACTGGACGGGCTTCCCGAACGGCTGGGTCGAGGGCTCCTACACGGTGGTGTACACGCTGACGGACAGCGGCGGGAACAAGGCCCCGACGCTGACCCGCACCGTGGATGTGGTGGACTGCCCCTGGTAA
- the rho gene encoding transcription termination factor Rho: MSETPDNNDPRNPLRPAEAARPETSAPDDEGGDDGEGDEGPDEGDASGAPSGQAGPGGPPGQAGGRRRRRRRRRRGAQVLFTPEGQAYRMQPGPDGQMVQVFLTPQELQQHQQRLAQQQQQPPAPQQGQHGQHPPQGQHAPHGQRPPHHGGSQGHAAPQQHLAPVEGVLDTEAKGPNAFLRQLKKNLLPSPDDAEMPKNLVQKLRLRQGQYITAFAQMRGTKGLIQRVDTVDGRPLDGAPRLPHFADLTSVDPLERIKLENGHREMVTRVMDLIAPIGKGQRALIVAPPKTGKTIMLQRIAQAVLANHPEIHVMVLLIDERPEEVTDMRRSIKAEVIASSSDRPTGDHLKVTELALERARRLVESGKDVLILLDSITRLARAYNKEVDSSGRTLTGGVDSRALERPKRIFGAARATEEAGTLTIVGTALIDTGSRMDEVIFEEFKGTGNSEVTLDRLLAEKRVFPAINIAQSGTRKEEKLFTLKEYEKIRKLRQMLFAVKPVEAMEALIKRLSRYTYNDEFFDEL; the protein is encoded by the coding sequence ATGAGCGAGACCCCTGACAACAACGATCCCCGCAATCCCCTCCGGCCCGCCGAGGCCGCCCGCCCCGAGACGTCCGCCCCGGACGACGAGGGCGGCGATGACGGTGAGGGAGACGAGGGGCCCGACGAGGGCGATGCCTCCGGAGCCCCTTCAGGCCAGGCAGGCCCCGGGGGACCTCCGGGCCAGGCGGGAGGCCGCCGCCGCCGCCGCCGCCGCCGCCGCAGGGGCGCCCAGGTCCTCTTCACGCCGGAGGGCCAGGCCTACCGCATGCAGCCGGGGCCGGACGGCCAGATGGTGCAGGTGTTCCTCACCCCGCAGGAACTCCAGCAACACCAGCAACGCCTGGCCCAGCAACAGCAGCAGCCTCCCGCCCCCCAGCAGGGGCAGCACGGCCAGCACCCGCCGCAGGGGCAGCACGCGCCCCACGGCCAGCGCCCCCCGCACCATGGCGGCTCCCAGGGCCACGCCGCGCCCCAGCAGCACCTGGCCCCCGTGGAGGGCGTGCTGGACACCGAGGCCAAGGGGCCCAACGCCTTCTTGCGTCAGCTGAAGAAGAACCTGCTGCCCTCGCCGGATGACGCGGAGATGCCCAAGAACCTGGTGCAGAAGCTGCGCCTGCGGCAGGGCCAGTACATCACCGCGTTCGCGCAGATGCGGGGCACCAAGGGCCTCATCCAGCGCGTGGACACCGTGGACGGCCGCCCGCTGGACGGGGCGCCCCGGCTGCCGCACTTCGCGGACCTCACCTCGGTGGACCCCCTCGAGCGCATCAAGCTGGAGAACGGCCACCGGGAGATGGTCACCCGGGTGATGGACCTGATTGCCCCCATCGGCAAGGGGCAGCGCGCGCTCATCGTCGCCCCGCCCAAGACGGGCAAGACGATCATGCTCCAGCGCATTGCCCAGGCGGTGCTCGCCAACCATCCGGAAATCCACGTGATGGTGTTGCTCATCGACGAGCGCCCCGAGGAAGTCACGGACATGCGCCGCAGCATCAAGGCGGAAGTCATCGCCTCGAGCTCGGACCGGCCCACCGGCGACCACCTCAAGGTGACGGAGCTGGCGCTGGAGCGGGCGCGGCGGCTGGTGGAGAGCGGCAAGGACGTGCTCATCCTCCTGGACTCCATCACCCGGCTGGCGCGCGCCTACAACAAAGAGGTGGACAGCTCGGGCCGCACCCTCACGGGCGGCGTGGACAGCCGCGCCCTGGAGCGCCCCAAGCGGATCTTCGGCGCCGCGCGCGCCACCGAGGAGGCGGGCACGCTCACCATTGTCGGCACGGCGCTCATCGACACCGGCAGCCGCATGGACGAGGTGATTTTCGAGGAGTTCAAGGGCACCGGTAACTCCGAGGTGACGCTGGACCGGTTGCTGGCCGAGAAGCGCGTCTTCCCCGCCATCAACATCGCCCAGTCCGGCACGCGCAAGGAGGAGAAGCTCTTCACCCTCAAGGAGTACGAGAAGATCCGCAAGCTGCGGCAGATGCTCTTCGCGGTGAAGCCGGTGGAGGCCATGGAGGCGCTCATCAAGCGCCTGAGCCGCTACACCTACAACGACGAGTTCTTCGACGAGTTGTAG
- the sppA gene encoding signal peptide peptidase SppA produces MRLLALPLLLASGVALAQTPAIIRPLVSSRGLTLPPESTALVEEATSLSINPAGLRFVDAPQLFYVHERHQVLDQVGNGLFTGTSLFGVAGVGFGVEWLRHPTEPDYRRTSFGFALGTDTLALGATHHAFSSGDRADVDRLSSWDIGLSGRPCRGFAYGLVAKDINEPEEGAFHLRRTFELGVGLRPFGEHYTLGVDYLLRPGGLDEGRLSYTLKAEVVPGLRLSAGASHGFQRGEALSVQVAATLDTAFLGLTYAGGGTEDGLDHSLALRLSLAPYRSLRRPSGVVALVDLNDRLAGGGSPTLALLGFSSPDPYLKLMRFLELATRDERLRGVVLKMEGLGGVDWGRAEELRQAVLRLRGAGKKVLALVLSSDDKGYFVASAADQVYALPASSFLINGLSAGVTSVAGTMEKLGVSWDVARVGEYKTAPEQLTRKDMSDAERETLNAWLDTQVDWYEQAVASGRKLPVERLREAWKVGLIPARTAQSLGLIDGVLQGKEELEQRLEQLVPGASYAENYSPRDEQETRWGRRRRIAIVPVLGSIAGGKSREDPLGATRIAGAETVALALYRAQTDPSVVAIVLRVDSGGGDVLASDLMYRAVLEAKKVKPVVASMGDVAASGGYYAAMAADELFANPTTLTGSIGVFYLKPALKGLLEDKLGVTQETLPRAPLADLMGLWRPWTPEEQRAVQSWVDATYDDFITYVAQARKLEKSQVDTLARGRVWSGKDAHARGLVDRLGGLADAVASARARGGASASEDLDVVVYGEARGLFSSLGGEPGVLARLLPEPSAPLPPGLQGLLRETGLTSGVLEPGLKAALPFTLSVH; encoded by the coding sequence ATGCGCCTCCTGGCCCTGCCGCTGCTCCTCGCTTCGGGCGTCGCCCTTGCCCAGACCCCCGCCATCATCCGCCCGCTCGTCAGCTCGCGCGGGCTGACGCTCCCGCCGGAGTCCACGGCGCTGGTGGAAGAAGCCACCTCCCTGTCCATCAACCCCGCGGGCCTGCGCTTCGTGGACGCGCCCCAGCTCTTCTACGTGCACGAGCGGCACCAGGTGCTGGACCAGGTGGGCAATGGCCTCTTCACCGGCACGTCCTTGTTCGGGGTGGCCGGGGTGGGCTTCGGGGTGGAGTGGCTCCGCCACCCGACCGAGCCCGATTACCGCCGCACCTCGTTCGGCTTCGCCCTGGGCACGGACACGCTGGCACTCGGGGCCACGCACCACGCCTTCTCTTCCGGGGACCGCGCGGATGTGGACCGGCTGTCGAGCTGGGACATTGGCCTGTCGGGACGCCCCTGCCGGGGCTTCGCCTACGGCCTCGTCGCCAAGGACATCAATGAGCCCGAGGAGGGCGCCTTCCACCTCCGGCGCACCTTCGAGCTGGGCGTGGGCCTGCGTCCCTTCGGCGAGCACTACACGTTGGGGGTGGACTACCTGCTGCGCCCCGGGGGGCTGGACGAGGGGCGCCTGAGCTACACGCTGAAGGCAGAGGTGGTGCCGGGCCTGCGGCTGAGCGCGGGCGCCTCGCATGGCTTTCAGCGGGGCGAGGCGCTGTCCGTCCAGGTCGCCGCCACACTGGACACCGCGTTCCTCGGCCTCACCTACGCGGGCGGCGGGACGGAGGACGGGCTGGACCACTCGCTGGCGTTGCGCCTGTCCTTGGCGCCCTACCGGAGCCTGCGCCGTCCCTCGGGCGTGGTGGCGCTGGTGGATCTCAATGATCGGCTGGCCGGGGGAGGCAGCCCCACCCTGGCGCTGCTCGGCTTCTCCAGCCCGGACCCCTACCTGAAGCTGATGCGCTTCCTGGAGCTGGCCACGCGGGATGAGCGGCTGCGCGGCGTGGTGCTGAAAATGGAAGGGCTGGGCGGGGTGGATTGGGGCCGCGCGGAGGAGCTGCGGCAGGCCGTGCTGCGCCTGCGCGGGGCGGGCAAGAAGGTGCTGGCACTGGTGCTCTCGAGTGATGACAAGGGCTACTTCGTCGCCTCCGCCGCGGACCAGGTCTACGCGCTGCCGGCCTCCTCGTTCCTCATCAATGGCCTGTCGGCGGGCGTCACCAGCGTGGCGGGGACCATGGAGAAGCTGGGCGTGTCCTGGGACGTGGCGCGCGTGGGCGAGTACAAGACGGCGCCCGAGCAGCTCACCCGCAAGGACATGAGCGACGCGGAGCGCGAGACGCTCAACGCCTGGCTGGACACTCAGGTGGATTGGTACGAGCAGGCGGTGGCCAGTGGGCGCAAGCTGCCGGTGGAGCGGCTGCGGGAGGCCTGGAAGGTGGGCCTCATCCCCGCCCGGACGGCCCAGTCCCTGGGGCTCATCGACGGGGTGCTCCAGGGGAAGGAGGAGCTGGAGCAGCGGCTGGAGCAGCTCGTGCCGGGCGCCTCCTATGCGGAGAACTACTCGCCGCGGGACGAGCAGGAGACCCGATGGGGCCGCCGCCGCCGCATCGCCATCGTGCCCGTGCTGGGCTCCATCGCCGGAGGCAAGAGCCGCGAGGATCCACTGGGGGCCACCCGCATCGCCGGGGCGGAGACGGTGGCGCTCGCGCTGTACCGGGCCCAGACGGACCCATCCGTGGTGGCCATCGTCCTGCGGGTGGACTCCGGGGGCGGGGACGTGCTCGCCTCGGACCTGATGTACCGCGCGGTGCTGGAGGCCAAGAAGGTGAAGCCCGTCGTCGCCTCCATGGGCGATGTGGCGGCCTCGGGCGGCTACTACGCGGCCATGGCGGCGGATGAGCTCTTCGCCAACCCCACCACGCTCACCGGCAGCATCGGCGTCTTCTACCTGAAGCCCGCGCTCAAGGGCCTGCTGGAGGACAAGCTGGGGGTGACCCAGGAGACGCTGCCCCGTGCCCCGCTGGCCGACCTGATGGGCCTGTGGCGCCCCTGGACCCCCGAGGAGCAACGCGCGGTGCAGTCCTGGGTGGACGCCACCTATGACGACTTCATCACCTATGTGGCCCAGGCGCGGAAGCTGGAGAAGTCCCAGGTGGACACCCTGGCCCGCGGGCGGGTGTGGTCCGGCAAGGACGCCCACGCCCGGGGGCTGGTGGACCGGCTGGGCGGGCTGGCGGACGCGGTGGCCTCGGCGAGGGCCCGGGGCGGGGCCTCTGCTTCCGAGGACCTGGATGTGGTGGTGTATGGCGAGGCGCGCGGGCTCTTCTCCTCGCTGGGCGGCGAGCCGGGAGTGCTCGCCCGGCTGCTTCCCGAGCCCTCTGCTCCCCTCCCCCCCGGCCTGCAAGGGCTCCTGCGGGAGACGGGGCTCACCAGCGGGGTGCTGGAGCCTGGGCTGAAGGCGGCCCTGCCCTTCACCCTGTCCGTCCACTGA